From Bombina bombina isolate aBomBom1 chromosome 1, aBomBom1.pri, whole genome shotgun sequence:
CTGGAATTTCTATGCTGTATCTACATATGATCAAGGAGGTGTCCAGTGTATGGCTGATGTTCCAATCACATGATCCCAAGCAATGTTGCTTGTTGTCTTCACCATTTTATGGCTGAGTTTCCAATAATCTGATATTATCAGAGTCCAAGGAGAAGCAAAACAGGAAGCAAAAGGCAAAGGAGGGTGAAGGAGATGCAGCTAGATGAAGAATTTTGAGCTATGCTCTTTAAAACCCCAGGTAATTCTTCAACAGGTTCATCTAGAAAGAGAGAAAAGTCATTAGCCACTTTACAAAAGATAAAACGCGTCAGTAGTACAGATGTTTTTTCATGTCTTGAGTTTAAAAGTAGATCCTTTAAAATGTCTTTATAATATCCTTATCTTTTCAATATTTTACAGAGTGTCTACAAATTTCATTTCTTGTATTAAGTTACTATTTGTGCTGTAGAAATAAGAGCAGGGAGTGTACAATGCTCAGTGTGCGGCCAGCATCTGCTCCTGATTTAGAAGGATTAAGAAGAATGGGCTTGTGCCGTACTCGGAGATCTCCCGGGATTCAGTGCTAGGCCAGAGAGCAGCCTCAAATTCTGCTTGTTTCTACATTACACCCTAACTAAAAGCACTTGTGAGAAGTACATACCAGATTGAATCCTTGCTTCTAGGAGAGTGACGTTTGTTGCAGGCGGCTgagctgtggaaaaaaaaaaaaaatacagttaagtgGATGGAAATTTTGTATAATTCTAGAACACAAATTCGATGAGAAATAAGTAATAGAAATGTCTTTAAAACTTGCAATTTATGAATTATTTTTGGCatcaaataccttaaagggacactcaagaaaAATTTAACTTCATGAttaaatacagcatgcaattttaaacaactttccaatttacttccattaacaaaatgtgcacatttctttttatatttacactttttggagtcaccaactcctactgagcatgcgcaataattcacagcatatacgtataggcatttgtgattggctgatggcttgtcacatgaatacagggggagtggaaaaagacgtaactttgcaatttaacaaaaaatctactactcatttgaagttcagactgagtgctattgcattgttttcttatcatgcatttgttgattatgcaaatctattgtattgactggtcctttaaaaagggacagtaaagtcaaaattaaaacttttatgatGCAGAGAGCATGcatttggtttcctttgttgaagaaaatgccctagtaggcccaggagcagcaatgcactgctgggagctagctggcctcttttcattggttcacccaatattgacctatgtgtgctggtattacaagttatgccCAATGTGAACGCGAGAATGTGCTTCCATAGCCTCCAATGGGGAGCCTAGTTTTGGTGCCGCGAGACGacctagcacagcgcaggggggggcatattaaaattatatatacatatatatatatatatatatatatatattatatacacacacacacacataaataaatatgtatgtaagtacacacatatattgtCTACAATCAACTAGAAGTCCAATGCTCTATCCATTGTGCCACAGAGCCtgtaagcatacatatatattaacagtggaAATACAGTCCCTATAGACCGCAAGACACTTTTCATTgccattttttttctctaacaccccacattctctcactttaacccattataactgctttgtgcagttaatttgtgaaaaaaataaaaaggtgctcatatttttattttatataattaagtgtacactttattttggtagtaatattttttttcattaccagaggtctgacctctagttaattgtGCTTAGCACAGAGTGctcccacttgtaatggctggttatttagcgtGTGCctgtaaaagggcaaatttgccaatTTACAGGTGCatgttaaaatagtgctccacttgtaatctagccaatattcagctggctcccagtagtgcatagctgctccaaagtctattctttaacaaaggataccaacagaacaaaaaaaaaatatgacagaaGTAAAATTGGAATGTGTCTGAATCATCAACGTTTAAATTTTGATCATACCTGTCCATTTAACTTTGAAAACTAATTGTATTATGGCCACCCATTTAGTGAGATTATGTGGGTATTAAAggcaattttttgttttatttttttaattaaaaaacaaaatccttACTCAAATTACAGTAAAGTGCCTTTCCGCTGAATATATCTTTATATTTCAATAAAATCATGTTCTAGAACGTCAAGAAACAAAAGTATGgctaaatgtatattaaaaagaaagaaagaaaaaaatgtacttaCTGGCTTTCCCTGCTACATGAACCCTGAGTTTCATGCACGAGTCCCCATGATGGTGTATGGGTTTTGCTGCAATATAAAGAGTTTACTGTTAAAACTTGCTCTTCACAACCACAGTAACCATACTATACAAGTCAGCAAAGCAGACAACTCAGGGGTCACATGTGACCCCAAGGGAGCTTCCTGGCTCAAACAATGCTTTGTGTTTTTTCCTGACTGCACAGAAAACAATATCCAGGCAGGAACACCTCCTTCTCTCTACTTCCCTAAGATGTTTTTGTTAGGGTCTGTTTTTCTACAGCAGGAAGATCTCCCCAGTCTCCTTGTCTTTCAAACAGACCCCTCAGATACACTAAGTTAGTGAGATGCAAGCATTAACTTTTTCAGTATCCCAGGACACaccttggcacacatgctgggacaGGCAGCAATTTACCTTGCATAGAATGTTGTGTCCTTGCATGTGTTAGGATGTGTGTTGTGTCAGTGCAAGCACCAGAGCTAGGGAGGACTCCTGGGAAGGATGAACATAAATGAGCAAACAATCTCTTTCCAAAGCCAAGGGGATTACAGACAGTGATTTCCTCACAACACagctgtgttggtgtgtgtgtgtgtgtgagagagtgtcagATAAAGGTAGGTATTTTGCTTTGCAACAAAAAGGCagactattttatatataaataaaattacatatctataaaatgtttgcaaaacaccataaaacacacacacacatatatatatatatatacatatatatatatatatatatatatatatatatatatatatatatatatatatatatatatcctccccaTATTAACTTTCCAGTACTCTTCTTGTAGTACTTACATATATAATAGTATGTGCCTCCCTCCTTGAATTCCTTGCCCAGGGTAAAGGGGGTAAATCGTTGGAACTTTTCAGAGAATTTTTCTGGTCCATGTGGAGCAAATGGCTTATTACACTCCCAGCGGACCTGGTCTTTGGATTGTGGTTTGCAGGTCTGGTACTCCTCATATTCTACCAGGAACAGCGTGTAACGCTCTACAATGTGAGAAGAAGTACTGTCATCCTCATAGTGGGGACAGACTATGTCCAGGTAATCGTTGAGTCGCACCTCTACTGCATAATCATCCCATAAAAATCTGCAAAAAGGGATAAGGAGCATTAAACTTCATGAACAAATTCCAGAACACACTTTTAGCTTAACAGACAACGcataaaatgctacatttttacATACCTGATAAACACATAATAAGCCACAGGCACACAATACAAAGAGCCATTTATCAAAAGCAAAATACATTATCCCACAACACGCCAGTTAAAAATGTTGTAAAATACCAAGTTTTGTGATAACAAATAATACAAACCCTGGCACCTTATTAAACCAGATGCTAGGCTGTAAGCTCAACAGGAAAGTATGGCCTATAATACAGACTTCCAATATGTTGTGGTCTTCCATTCTAGCATTAAAATAAGTTCCATGGGAAAAGACTATTAGACAATTTTACCACTAGATAGTGTGGACCTGTTAAGGCAGAGCCTAGCATTACAAACAGGCTTTCCGATCATACCACTAGCATGTAACAATGTACTTTCCACGATTACACTAAACCCCTTCAGCATTAGATTATAAGCATTTTGGAGGTAAGGTCTGACATCATAACACTTAACTGCAAGACCAAGTTTTTATGTCACATGTACACTCTGTCACTCCTGTGTTAAAAAGACCAGTTGGTTTCTTAGCCCAGGGTGCTAATCGTTGCACCCTCGTTAACCCTGAACCCCGCAGACAGCGAGTCTCCATTGCATGCTGTTAGTGCCATTAGGTCAAGCACAAGCTGCCTCTAATGAAAAGAGACTGCCCCTCTCCCTCCACAACCTCCCCCTGGAGAGGGGCAAAGGAAATAAATGGGGATTTAACTACCAATCCTTTAACCCAAGCATGAAATTGAAAGTGCTTAGCCCTAATGTGCCCCCCAAGCTTCGTCTTTGAGCAGCTTAGGCACCTGGGAAttcagaatataaaaaaaacaaaaaccaagcaACATTATTCACAGCATAACCAAGAAAGTTACAATGTTTTAAACAACCCATTATTCTTcctctttggtttgatttttgttttaGTATATTGCATTCAAATTCAATTGCCTTCAGTGAGTGAGgtaaggggaatatatatatatatatattatattttatacattttgttcaTCCAGGTCTATAACAGTTTGCTTAGTATgtcaattattgtttaaaaaaaccccGAAAAAGacagaaaaccaatttttttttccattcagatagagcatgcaattttaaataagtttccaatttatttatattatctaatctgtttaattttttgttgaaaactatacctaggtaggctcagaagctgctgattggtggctacacatataggtCTTGGCATTGGCTTTCAGCTACTTTCCACCAAcaaatgaaaacaagaaaaataagcaaagtagataataaaaaagtaaattggaaagttgtttaaaattgtagactctgcctgaattatgaaaaaaaaaaaaagaagaagtgggTTTTACTGTCACTTTACCATCtctactttaaggcaatgccctgtaTCCACCACCTTATTATTGCCTCACATTTTTTATTAGTGACCGTGTGTACTTCTTAAAATGGCTGGTGCATAGCATTTCTTTAGAGCACAATGATATGGTATAAGGGAACAGTAATTATTTTGTTTTAGAGTTAAACTACAGAATAGTGTATCTTAGGCAGCAATCCAAAAAGGTGCAGACAGCAGTGTTTAGCTTTGACCACAAGCCGCCATTTTACAGCTCTGACTTTTGACGGATTTCAGCTACATGGTGCAGGTTGGCACATTGCTGTACACAACTACTAACAAAGGAGTTAAAACGTTTAAACAGTGAGAGAAGCGATGCCAAGCGATAAGCTCCATGTATTCACACTGGTTGGCTCTGCACGTACTCCAGTTAATAATTTACTGGCACTAGATATTAATCCTTATTCAGCTATGCACACGCTGCCAAGAGTCTGGAGGAGGCCAAGTGCTGGGCCCTAGGTGTTGGGCTGGGAGAGTGCAGCCTTGTGGTGCCTTGGCCTATGGTGGTCAATGCTAACAAAAGTCAGTGGTAGTAATTAGCGTATATAGAAGTGACTTCACCTCATAACCAGATGTTCTTATTCACTTACAATCCCCAATAGTTTTTCTCTCAAAACACAGTTAATGTACTTTATGTAATTGGGCCGTCATTTCTATACATTACACATTTACCTTGGAttcaatagaaacaaaaaaaaagcacaacaacAACAAACCCAACAGAAAATGTCTCCCAATTTATGTTATCCTATGGGACCAATTTAATATTTGAAATACCCCATATGTGGATCAGCTCCACAAAATAggatagtttattattattaataataaaataatgaatggGATTGGCCTAGATTAACAAAGGATATTGTGTCTGTAACATTCTGGCTATGTTACATGCCAGGAGTTGGTCTTTGTATTCAGACTACTCACACCTCATATACTTTGCACAATAGtgagcttctcagcatttttttttttttttttaaccatcccCAGATTACTCGTTTGCAGAAATGTGCTAGCATGTAATTACCACTATTGTCTCTGGAAAAGAGGGAAGGATGTGTTTAAAGCATTCCTTTGTTCTCTAAATTCAATTTATCCTAATGACTGTCCACTAAAAGCACAAGTGCCACTTGTTTACAGCGAAAGGCACCATCATAAAAAACACCCCTATTTCTGTTGTCATTGGCATGCGATGCAACACTTCATATGAAAACCATTGCacaacactatatacacacactgcagacaatacgcacacacaaactagcagggAAAAAACAAACCCTTACTTGGCTATTAAAAATTCTCTTGTGCAGAGTGTGGTCTttaaaaaataaaggtggacaaaaaatgcataacaaaaagaccAGCGTGATTTAAAATTACATCATAAAAACGCCATTAAAAGGACTGTACgtacactagatttttcgttgcataaatgttttgtagatgatccatttatactgCTGGTTGGTTTGTTGATACACACATTTTGTCACTTGTTATTGCTGGTCTTTCAGCAAATGACAATAAAAGAATGAAGCAGgacttaataatagaagtaaattgttaagttgcttaaaattgtatgctcggtctaaatcatgaaagaaaaaaatgttgggatTCATGTGCCTCTAACTTCTAGAAATAATGTCTGTTCAAAAAAAGAACAGcaactaaaaaaacatttttaacatggggggggggggggaggaaatatATAACATTCAGCCATTTATTTAaacggaaaaataaaataaaaaatgtactcaATTGATAATGTgtgataagggtgcagtctgcagaggcttaaattcaaggtaatctattgacttgcattttagccaattagtgttgtgtcctgcacaactccatgggaaagagtacaatgttatctacagtggatataaaaagtctacacacccctgttaaaatgtcaggtttctgtgatgtaaaaaaaataaaaaattagacaaagatagatcatttcagaactttttccacctttattgtgacctataaactgcacaactcaattgaaaaacaaactgaaatctttaaggtggagggaagaatacaaaaaaaaccccctaaaataatgttgttgcataagtgtgcacaccctcttataactggggatgtagctgtgttcagaattaaagggacagtctaggccaaaataaactttcatgattcagatagagcatgtaattttaaacaattttccaatttacttttatcaccaattttgctttgttctcttggtattcttagttgaaagcttaacctaggaggttcatatgctaatttcttagaccttgaaggccacctcttttcagaatgcattttaacagttttttcaccactagagggtgttagttcacatatttcatatagataacactgtgcttgtgcatgtgaagtaatctgggagcaggcactgattggctagactgcaagtctgtcaaaagaactgaaaaaaggggcagtttgcagaggcttagatacaagataatcacagaggttaaaagtatattattataactgttggttatgcaaaactgggaaatgggtaataaagggattatctatcttttaaaacaataacaattctggtgtagactgtccctttaagcaatcacattAAAAACCATGtcaaataagagtcatcacacacctgccataatttaaagtgcctctgattaaccccgaataaagttcagctgttttagtagatctttcctgacattttcttagttgcgtcctacacaaaagccatggtccgcagagagcttccaaagcatcagagggatctcattgttaaaagatatcagtcaggagaagggtacaaaagaatttacaaggcattagatataccatggaacacagtgaagacggtcatcatcaagtggagaacacatgacacaacagtgacattaccaagaactggatgtccctccaaaattgatgaaaagacaagaagaaaactggtctgggaggctaccaagaggcctacagcaacattaaaggagctgcaggaatatctggcaagtactggctgtgaggtacatgtgacaacaatcgcccgtattcttcatatgtttgggctttggggtagacggcaagacggaagccttttcttatgaagaaaaacatccaagcccagctaaatttagcaaaaacacatctgaagtgtcccaaaagaatgtgagaaaaggtgttatggtctgatgaaaccaaggttgaaccttttggcaataattccaaaagatatgtttggcgcaaaaacaacactgcatatcaccaaaagaacaccatacccacagtgaaacatgctgatggcagcatcatgctttggggaattatgaacagttccaaataccagacaatattggcacacaaCCTTCAGCCTTccactagaaagctgaacatgaagaggaacttcatctttcagcatttcaacgacccaaagcatacatccaaatcaacaaaggaatggcttcaacaGAAGaagaagggacagtctagtccaaaaaaactttcatgattcagatagggcatgtaattttaaacaattttccaatttacttttatcaccaatttttctttgttctcttggtatcttggtattcttagtttaaagcttaacctaggaggttcatatgctaattccttagaccttgaaggccgcctcttaagaatgcattttaacaggtttttcaccactagagggtgttagttcatgtttttcatatagataacactttgctcgtgcatgtgaagttacctgggagccatcactgattggctaaactgcaagtctgtcaaaagaactgaaatgaaggggcagtctgcagaggctttgatacaagataatcacagaggtaaaaaatatataaatataactgtgttggttatgcaaaactagggaatgggtaaacaagggattatctatcttttaaaacaataacaattctggtgtagactgtccctttaaagttttggaatggcccagccagagcccacacctgaatccaattgaaaatctgtggggtgatctgaagagggctgtgcacaggagatgccctcgcaatctgacagattttgagtgtttttgcaaagaagagtgggcaaatcttgccaagtcaagatatgCCATGCTGATtgactcataccccaaaagactgagtgctgtaataaaatcaaacgttgcttcaacaaagtattagtttatgcaaccatattattttatttttatatatttacttccctttaactaaaagatttcagtttgtttttcaattgagttgcatagtttatagatcacattaaaaggtggaaaaagttctgaaatggttTATctatgtctcatttttttacatcactgaaacctgccattttaacagtagactttttatatccactgtatatggcccatatggattagcagtctcttgtgaaaagctaataaaaaaaaagcatgtgataagaggctttctgaagtggcttagaaacaggcagaaatgtagaggtttaaacgttatgttataatatatatatatattgcatttaaaGCAGAATTATCGAGTGCAAGCCCTAGGGGTGTTTAATATTGCCCAATCCTAAATTCCTATAAGAAaaaacagaatatatatttttccaaGCTACTTCCTGGACATTACACAACAAATGCATAGGCAAAGTAATGTGTCAGCCTCCGTGTCATTGAACTCATATTACCTATCATTAGCAGGTTACATAATATGTATGAGAATGGCAGAACATGGAAAAGCAAAAAGGATTGTTAATGTGGCtactaaatatttttaaagtatttaagtttaaaagggacatacacacattttatatatatatgtatatatatatatatatatatatatatatatatatatatatacacacacacatatatatatatatatatatatatacacacacacacacacatatatatatatatatatatacacacacacatatatatatatatatatatatatatacacacacacacatatatatatatatatacacacacacacacacacacacatatatatatatatatatatatatatacacacacatatatatatatatataatatatatatatatatatatatatatatatacacacacacacacaatatatatatacacacacatattatatatatatatatatatatatatatatatacacacacacacacacatatatatatatatatatatatatatatacacacacacacatatatatatacacacacatatatatatatatatatatatatatatatatatatatacacacacacacacacatatatatatatatatatatatatatatatatatatatatatatatatatatatatatatatatatatatatatatatatatatatatacacacacacacacacacacacacacatatatatatacacacacatatatatatacacacacacacacacacaatatatatatatatatatttacacacacacacatatatataatatatatatatatatatatatatatatatatatatatattatatatatatacacacacacacacacatatatatatatatatatatatatatatatatacacacacaaacacacacatacacacaaacacatacacacacatatatatatatatatatatatatatatatatacacacacacacatatatatatatatatatatatacacacatatatatatatatatatatatatatatatatatatatatgtatagacactcaagacttaaagggacagttatgtcaaaattaaaatagattacatttgaaacaattttccaatttacttaaattagcaAATGTGTATAGTTCTCTTGCTAGAGTAATACTAGGTGtgttcaggagcatgcatgtgtctctaGCCACCTGccagcagtgtttgaaacaatgtataacattgcaataaactatgttgcaaacactgctaatcATTCTAAAAAagtttacttgtaaaaaaaaaaaaaaaatgatatcaagagaacaaaacaaatttgataagttcattggaaagctgtttaaaactgcatgctctctctctatatatattacattttttacatagaattattgaATAGAAAAGCATGATATTGTATatttggtgcattggtaacaataggGAAAAGCATGCAAGGATACAGGACTAGATTTGATAATTTTGTATACAATAATTATAGTACTCTTATTTCTAAGTTAATTGAAAATTTTAATCTAATGCTTTTATCTGCAGATACAAATCTCATGGTTTTATATGCAccttaacctttaaaaaaaaaatgtacttagaagctcccagtttagcattgttgatgagctTAGgccgggacacccactgaaaggggctgggaattACACTACCCCTCTCCCtttatatgaaaagacagataacaaacaggaaccagcagtagtctgtaaacgcatgtatacagcTAACACTGTGTGGCTTGGTGAGGagcacaatgttaaaaaaacaaaaaaaacacaccactatacattgttacaaataaacACTCccacatgggctatataaatggatcatttacaaaacatttatgcaaagacaaatctagtgtacaatgtccctttaaatccatttgTAATTGCTTTAGCATCATATGCATTGTTTTGGTCGTGTCATAGCAAACCATGGTATGTTTATTGTACCCCCCTGCTGTTGCTAATTAAGGGCAAATGTAAATTagatcctgcactgatcaagcattcATTGTGTAGCCTGTTCCAGTATCCACTCCAGCCTTTCTGGGaacacttaacaaaaaaacaaaaaacaaaaaaaaaaaaacactgtactgGTTTGCTTTATCTGTATAAAATAAGAACACAATAGGTAAGATaaatagagattatatatatatatatatatatatatatatacatacatacatgcccctgtacgcctcagctcgcctgtggcggggcgaatttACCCGCAGGTagtcaccattgcacacaagcgcaattttgcgcatgcgtgcaatcccgccccctgtccgcacacacagccaatcacgcgcgtgcAGGAGCCGTCAATCTCCTCTGTTGGACTAGAccgtggagattgaatttcgccaccataGAGGCtaggaaagcagtggtctgatgaccgctgcttgttaaatacgacgagcaggttcttgtgagaacttgcagccgtagggctttgataaatcaagccctaaaatGCACACCAGCCTAATGTTTCTGACCTTGTCTCAGGGTATATTACTCCCCAGTGGGGATGAACAAATGATTAAAGCTGATAAGTTTAAGAAGTCAGGGAGATGGTGAATTAAAGGGCAAATTACCTACGACTCAAAAGGCTCCATGGAGTTTTTCACCTTCATGTATATGTAACATACAGCATTTAGGATCAATAAACTCTGTATACTGTCAGTCCTAGTGCCTCTGCCTCATGCAGATCAAGAACAGATGCCTTCCCATATAACATTCCTCTCTCTGGCCTCAGACATTTCAGCTCCATCCACTGGAGTCTTAGGCAGGACCAAGTCTTTGATCTGAGCCAGGTTATGAATGCATTTTGGTGTTTTAATGAGTTTTACTCTCACTTCAAACGTAGCTGTTATGAGATCACATCTCCAAATGGTTACAGCCCAACATAATCATCAGAGAGAAAGTAAgaaagctacaaaaaaacaaaaattttctcAAAGGATTATGAACTATGATCTGGACAATGTGT
This genomic window contains:
- the EFNA1 gene encoding ephrin-A1, translated to MDIYGLCVLSIWVWVASADRHTVFWNSSNTRFLWDDYAVEVRLNDYLDIVCPHYEDDSTSSHIVERYTLFLVEYEEYQTCKPQSKDQVRWECNKPFAPHGPEKFSEKFQRFTPFTLGKEFKEGGTYYYISKPIHHHGDSCMKLRVHVAGKATQPPATNVTLLEARIQSDEPVEELPGVLKSIAQNSSSSCISFTLLCLLLPVLLLLGL